From a single Scomber japonicus isolate fScoJap1 chromosome 12, fScoJap1.pri, whole genome shotgun sequence genomic region:
- the snai2 gene encoding zinc finger protein SNAI2 has protein sequence MPRSFLVKKHINSAKKPNYSELESPTVFITPHFYKGLPLPVIPQPEILSPAAYSPITVWTTSNLPLSPLPSDLSPISGYPSSLSDTSSKDHSGSESPRSDEDEQMLPKLTDPHGVEAEKFQCSLCSKSYSTYSGLLKHKQLHCDAQTRKSFSCKYCEKEYVSLGALKMHIRTHTLPCVCKICGKAFSRPWLLQGHIRTHTGEKPFSCPHCNRAFADRSNLRAHLQTHSDVKKYQCKNCSKTFSRMSLLHKHEESGCCVAH, from the exons ATGCCACGCTCTTTTTTGGTCAAGAAACACATAAACTCCGCAAAGAAGCCAAATTATAGTGAGCTGGAGAGTCCAACAG TGTTCATCACGCCACATTTCTACAAGGGCCTTCCCCTGCCTGTCATTCCCCAGCCGGAGATCCTAAGTCCGGCAGCGTACAGCCCCATCACAGTATGGACTACCAGCAACTTGCCGCTGTCTCCGCTACCCAGTGACCTCTCCCCCATCTCTGGATACCCTTCATCGCTCTCCGATACCTCCTCTAAAGACCACAGTGGCTCTGAGAGCCCGAGGAGTGATGAAGACGAGCAGATGCTGCCCAAACTGACAGACCCTCACGGAGTGGAGGCAGAGAAATTCCAATGTAGTTTGTGTAGCAAGTCCTACTCCACGTACTCTGGACTGCTCAAGCATAAGCAGCTGCACTGCGACGCGCAAACGAGGAAATCCTTCAGTTGTAAATATTGCGAGAAGGAGTATGTAAGCCTGGGAGCTCTCAAAATGCACATCAGGACTCACACATTGCCTTGTGTTTGCAAAATATGTGGGAAAGCTTTCTCTAGACCGTGGCTGCTCCAAGGACACATCAGGACGCACACCG GAGAGAAGCCGTTCTCCTGCCCTCACTGCAACAGGGCATTTGCAGACAGGTCCAATCTCAGGGCTCACCTACAGACCCATTCGGATGTGAAAAAATACCAGTGCAAGAACTGCTCCAAAACCTTCTCCAGGATGTCTCTTCTGCACAAGCATGAGGAATCTGGTTGTTGTGTAGCACACTGA